One Streptococcus sp. DTU_2020_1001019_1_SI_AUS_MUR_006 DNA window includes the following coding sequences:
- a CDS encoding SIALI-17 repeat-containing surface protein gives MNQRDFDRKQRYGIRKFAVGAASVVIGAVVFGAAPALAQEVPSANGETAGQSLPELPKEVETGSLTNLDKELAGQVTTVNNSGTEVSREELQANPGSEKPTETEASNETPATESEDEEVGNIPRDFYARELENANTVIEKEDVETNPSNGQRVDMKEELDKLKKLQNATIHMEFKPDASAPRFYNLFSVSSDTKVNEYFTMAILDNTAIVEGRDANGNQFYGDYKTAPLKIKPGEWNSVTFTVERPNADQPKGQVRVYVNGVLSRTSPQSGRFIQDMPDVNHVQIGTTKRTGKNFWGANLKVRNLTVYDRTLTPEEVKKRSQLFERGELEKKLPEGAEVTDKLDVFEGGENRKPNKDGIASYRIPALLKTDKGTLIAGADERRLHHSDWGDIGMVVRRSDDKGKTWGDRIVISNPRDNENARRAHAGSPVNIDMALVQDPKTKRIFSIFDMFVEGEAVRDLPGKAPQAYEQIGDKVYQVLYKKGEAGRYTIRENGEVFDPENRKTEYRVVVDPKKPAYSDKGDLYKGEELIGNVYFDYSDKNIFRVSNTNYLWMSYSDDDGKTWSAPKDITYGIRKDWMHFLGTGPGTGIALHSGPHKGRLVIPAYTTNNVSYLSGSQSSRVIYSDDHGETWHAGEAVNDNRPVGNQTIHSSTMNNPGAQNTESTVVQLNNGDLKLFMRGLTGDLQVATSKDGGATWEKDVKRYSDVKDVYVQISAIHTVHDGKEYIILSNAGGPGRYNGLVHLARVEANGDLTWLKHNPIQSGKFAYNSLQDLGNGEFGLLYEHATATQNEYTLSYKKFNWDFLSKDRIAPTKATVKNAVEMSKNVIALEFDSEVLVNQPPVLKLANGNFAAFLTQYDTKTLLFAVNKEDIGQEITEIIDGAIESMHNLPVSLEGAGVPGGKNGAKAEIHEVPEFTGAVNGEGTVHEDPVFDGGVNGEEAAVHDVPAFEGGVNGEEAAKAESSEFEGGVNGAEAAVNEVSDFEGGVNSEEAAVHEIPEIEVEENPPGTIHEVPEFEGGVNGAEAAVHDVPAFEGGVNGEEAAVHEVPEYIPVQTSKGEAAVHEISDFEGGVNTVEAAKSDTSDFEGGVNGEEGAKAESPEFEGGVNAVEAAKSDTSEFEGGVNAVEAAKSDASDFEGGVNGEEGAKAESPEFEGGVNAVESVKSDTSTFEGGVNGEEGAKAESSEFEGGVNGVESAKSDTSTFEGGVNGEEGAKSESPEFEGGVNGVESAKSDTSTFEGGVNGEEGAKAESTEYAGGVNAVESAKLEVPEYTGGVNAVESAKLEAPEYTGGVNAVESAKLDSPEYTGGVNAVESAKLEVPEYTSGVNGVESAKLEVPEYTGGVNGVEAAKLEVPEYTGGVNGVEAAKLEVPEYTGGVNAVESAKLEAPEYTSGVNGVESAKLEVPEYTGGVNGVESAKLEVPEYTGGVNGLEAAIHEVSEYKGEQSIVVQAMAQDKTYQAPAARQQLLPETGSEDLAPLASLGLVGMLLGMFAMGKKKEDQ, from the coding sequence ATGAATCAGAGAGATTTTGATAGAAAACAGAGATATGGAATTCGGAAATTTGCAGTTGGAGCAGCTTCAGTAGTGATTGGAGCGGTTGTTTTTGGTGCTGCCCCTGCTTTGGCTCAAGAGGTACCATCAGCGAATGGTGAAACAGCGGGGCAATCTTTGCCAGAATTGCCTAAGGAAGTAGAGACAGGAAGTCTGACGAATCTCGATAAGGAGCTTGCAGGCCAAGTAACCACAGTAAATAATAGTGGAACAGAAGTGAGTCGTGAAGAGTTGCAAGCAAACCCAGGGTCTGAAAAACCAACAGAAACAGAAGCATCAAACGAAACTCCAGCTACAGAGAGTGAAGACGAGGAAGTTGGAAATATTCCCCGTGACTTTTATGCCAGAGAGTTGGAAAATGCCAATACTGTTATTGAAAAAGAGGATGTGGAAACCAATCCTTCAAATGGTCAAAGAGTTGACATGAAGGAGGAGCTAGACAAGCTTAAAAAACTTCAAAATGCGACCATCCATATGGAGTTCAAACCAGATGCATCTGCTCCACGTTTTTACAACCTCTTCTCAGTCTCTAGTGATACCAAAGTAAATGAGTATTTTACCATGGCTATCCTCGATAACACAGCTATCGTTGAAGGTCGTGATGCCAATGGAAACCAATTCTATGGTGATTATAAAACTGCTCCTTTGAAGATTAAGCCAGGTGAGTGGAACTCAGTAACCTTTACAGTTGAAAGACCAAATGCAGACCAACCAAAAGGTCAAGTTCGCGTCTATGTAAATGGTGTCTTGTCGCGAACAAGTCCTCAGTCTGGTCGTTTCATCCAAGACATGCCAGATGTTAATCATGTACAAATCGGTACAACAAAACGTACAGGCAAAAACTTCTGGGGTGCTAATCTTAAAGTCCGTAATCTAACGGTTTATGATCGTACTCTTACTCCAGAAGAAGTTAAAAAACGTAGCCAACTTTTTGAAAGAGGAGAGTTGGAGAAGAAACTTCCTGAAGGAGCAGAAGTTACTGATAAACTGGATGTTTTTGAAGGTGGTGAGAACCGCAAGCCGAATAAAGATGGTATCGCAAGCTATCGTATTCCAGCCTTGCTGAAAACGGATAAAGGAACCTTGATTGCTGGTGCAGATGAGAGACGCTTGCATCACTCTGACTGGGGCGATATCGGTATGGTTGTTCGTCGTAGTGATGATAAGGGTAAAACATGGGGAGATAGAATTGTCATCTCAAATCCTCGTGATAATGAGAATGCCAGAAGAGCTCATGCGGGATCACCAGTCAACATTGACATGGCCCTAGTCCAAGATCCGAAAACTAAGAGAATCTTCTCTATTTTTGATATGTTCGTAGAAGGTGAAGCTGTTAGAGATTTACCAGGAAAAGCACCACAAGCCTATGAGCAAATTGGAGATAAGGTTTATCAGGTTCTATACAAAAAAGGTGAAGCAGGACGTTATACAATCCGTGAAAATGGTGAAGTCTTTGACCCTGAAAATAGAAAGACAGAATACCGTGTTGTAGTTGATCCTAAGAAACCAGCTTATAGTGATAAGGGTGATCTTTACAAGGGTGAAGAACTGATTGGTAATGTCTACTTCGATTATAGCGACAAGAATATCTTTAGAGTTTCAAACACCAACTATCTCTGGATGTCTTATAGTGATGACGATGGAAAAACTTGGTCTGCACCAAAAGATATTACATACGGCATTCGTAAGGACTGGATGCACTTCTTAGGTACTGGACCTGGTACAGGTATTGCCTTGCACTCAGGACCTCACAAAGGGCGTCTGGTTATCCCTGCCTACACAACAAATAACGTATCCTACCTAAGTGGTTCTCAGTCTTCACGCGTCATTTACTCAGATGACCATGGTGAAACTTGGCACGCTGGTGAAGCTGTCAATGATAACCGCCCAGTAGGCAACCAAACAATTCACTCTTCAACGATGAATAATCCAGGTGCTCAAAATACTGAGTCAACTGTTGTGCAGTTGAATAATGGAGATCTCAAACTCTTCATGCGTGGATTGACAGGTGATCTTCAAGTAGCGACAAGTAAAGATGGCGGAGCGACTTGGGAAAAAGATGTAAAACGCTATTCAGATGTCAAAGACGTCTACGTTCAAATATCTGCCATTCATACGGTGCACGATGGTAAGGAATATATCATCCTCAGCAATGCAGGTGGACCAGGACGTTACAATGGTTTGGTACACTTAGCGCGTGTGGAAGCTAATGGAGATTTAACTTGGCTCAAGCACAATCCAATTCAAAGTGGCAAATTTGCCTATAACTCATTGCAAGATCTTGGAAATGGTGAATTTGGCTTGCTTTATGAGCATGCAACTGCCACTCAAAATGAATACACCTTGTCTTATAAGAAATTCAACTGGGATTTCTTAAGCAAGGATAGAATTGCTCCAACAAAAGCAACTGTGAAAAATGCTGTGGAGATGAGCAAAAATGTCATTGCTCTAGAATTTGATTCTGAAGTATTGGTAAATCAACCACCAGTTCTTAAATTGGCAAATGGTAACTTTGCTGCTTTCTTGACGCAATACGATACCAAAACATTGTTATTTGCAGTAAACAAGGAAGATATTGGTCAAGAAATTACAGAAATCATTGATGGTGCAATTGAGAGCATGCATAATTTGCCTGTAAGTCTTGAAGGTGCAGGAGTCCCTGGTGGTAAAAATGGAGCAAAAGCAGAAATTCATGAAGTCCCAGAATTTACAGGTGCAGTCAATGGTGAAGGTACAGTTCATGAGGATCCAGTCTTTGATGGTGGCGTCAACGGTGAGGAAGCAGCCGTTCATGACGTGCCAGCCTTTGAAGGTGGTGTGAACGGCGAAGAAGCAGCTAAGGCAGAGAGTTCAGAGTTCGAAGGCGGTGTGAATGGTGCTGAAGCAGCAGTCAATGAAGTCTCAGACTTCGAGGGTGGTGTGAACAGCGAGGAAGCAGCCGTTCATGAAATTCCAGAAATAGAGGTTGAAGAAAATCCACCAGGAACTATTCACGAAGTTCCGGAATTTGAAGGTGGAGTCAATGGTGCCGAAGCAGCCGTTCATGATGTGCCAGCTTTTGAAGGTGGTGTGAACGGCGAAGAAGCCGCGGTCCATGAAGTTCCAGAATATATTCCAGTGCAAACTTCAAAAGGGGAAGCTGCGGTTCATGAAATTTCAGACTTCGAAGGCGGTGTGAATACAGTAGAAGCAGCTAAGTCAGACACTTCAGACTTCGAAGGCGGTGTCAATGGTGAGGAAGGAGCTAAGGCAGAAAGTCCAGAGTTCGAAGGCGGTGTGAATGCAGTAGAAGCAGCCAAGTCAGACACTTCAGAGTTCGAAGGCGGAGTCAATGCAGTAGAAGCAGCCAAGTCAGACGCTTCAGACTTCGAAGGCGGTGTCAATGGTGAGGAAGGAGCTAAGGCAGAGAGTCCAGAGTTCGAAGGCGGTGTGAATGCAGTAGAATCCGTTAAGTCAGACACTTCAACCTTTGAAGGTGGTGTCAATGGCGAAGAAGGAGCTAAGGCAGAGAGTTCAGAGTTCGAAGGCGGTGTGAATGGAGTAGAGTCCGCTAAGTCAGACACTTCAACCTTTGAAGGTGGTGTCAATGGCGAAGAAGGAGCTAAGTCAGAGAGTCCAGAGTTCGAAGGCGGTGTGAATGGAGTAGAGTCCGCTAAGTCAGACACTTCAACCTTTGAAGGTGGTGTCAATGGCGAAGAAGGAGCTAAGGCAGAAAGTACAGAGTACGCAGGCGGTGTGAATGCAGTAGAATCCGCTAAGCTAGAGGTGCCAGAATATACAGGCGGTGTGAATGCAGTAGAATCCGCTAAGTTAGAAGCTCCAGAATACACAGGTGGTGTCAATGCAGTGGAATCCGCTAAGTTAGATTCTCCAGAATACACAGGTGGTGTCAATGCAGTGGAATCCGCTAAGTTAGAGGTGCCAGAATATACAAGTGGTGTAAATGGAGTAGAATCTGCTAAGTTAGAAGTTCCAGAGTACACAGGTGGCGTCAATGGAGTAGAGGCTGCTAAGTTAGAAGTTCCAGAGTACACAGGTGGCGTCAATGGAGTAGAGGCTGCTAAGTTAGAAGTTCCAGAATACACAGGTGGCGTCAATGCAGTAGAATCTGCTAAGTTAGAAGCACCAGAGTATACAAGTGGTGTAAATGGAGTAGAATCTGCTAAGTTAGAAGTTCCAGAGTACACAGGTGGTGTCAATGGAGTGGAATCTGCTAAGTTAGAAGTTCCAGAGTACACAGGTGGTGTTAATGGGCTAGAAGCTGCTATCCATGAGGTCTCAGAGTATAAGGGAGAACAGTCAATTGTGGTTCAAGCTATGGCACAAGATAAAACTTATCAAGCCCCTGCTGCTCGTCAGCAACTTCTTCCTGAAACAGGAAGTGAAGATCTTGCTCCTCTTGCCTCTCTAGGACTTGTAGGAATGCTCCTAGGTATGTTTGCTATGGGCAAGAAAAAAGAAGATCAATGA
- a CDS encoding ATP-binding cassette domain-containing protein yields the protein MSEKLVEIKDLEISFGEGSKKFVAVKNANFFINKGETFSLVGESGSGKTTIGRAIIGLNDTSKGDIIFEGQKINGKKSREQASELIRRIQMIFQDPAASLNERATVDYIISEGLYNHHLFKDEEERKEKVQNIIREVGLLAEHLTRYPHEFSGGQRQRIGIARALVMQPDFVIADEPISALDVSVRAQVLNLLKKFQKELGLTYLFIAHDLSVVRFISDRIAVIYKGVIVEVAETEELFNNPVHPYTQALLSAVPIPDPILERKKVLKVYDPDQHDYETDKPSMVEIRPGHYVWANQAELERYKKDLK from the coding sequence ATGTCTGAAAAATTAGTAGAAATTAAAGACTTAGAAATTTCCTTCGGTGAAGGAAGCAAAAAGTTTGTCGCTGTTAAAAATGCGAACTTCTTTATCAACAAAGGAGAAACTTTCTCACTTGTTGGAGAGTCTGGTAGTGGTAAGACAACAATTGGTCGTGCTATCATCGGTCTTAATGATACCAGCAAAGGTGATATCATCTTTGAAGGTCAAAAAATTAATGGTAAAAAATCACGTGAACAAGCTTCGGAATTAATTCGTCGTATCCAAATGATTTTCCAGGACCCTGCTGCAAGTTTGAATGAACGTGCAACGGTTGACTATATCATTTCTGAAGGTCTTTATAACCACCATTTATTTAAAGATGAAGAAGAAAGAAAAGAAAAAGTTCAAAATATCATTCGTGAAGTGGGACTTTTGGCTGAACACTTGACACGTTACCCACATGAGTTTTCAGGTGGACAACGTCAACGTATCGGGATTGCCCGTGCCTTGGTTATGCAACCTGACTTCGTTATTGCGGATGAGCCTATCTCAGCCTTGGACGTTTCTGTACGTGCTCAAGTCTTGAACTTGCTCAAAAAATTCCAAAAGGAATTAGGCTTGACTTATCTCTTTATCGCCCACGATTTGTCAGTAGTTCGTTTCATTTCTGATCGTATCGCGGTAATTTATAAGGGTGTTATTGTTGAAGTGGCTGAAACTGAAGAATTGTTTAACAATCCAGTTCATCCATACACGCAAGCACTTCTATCAGCTGTTCCGATTCCAGACCCAATCTTGGAACGTAAAAAAGTTTTGAAAGTCTATGATCCAGATCAACATGACTATGAAACTGATAAGCCTTCTATGGTAGAAATTCGTCCAGGTCACTATGTTTGGGCAAACCAAGCTGAGTTGGAACGCTATAAAAAAGATTTGAAATAA
- the oppC gene encoding oligopeptide ABC transporter permease OppC yields MSTISNDKFQFVKRDDFASEAIDAPAYSYWGSVFRQFLKKKSTIIMLGILISIVLMSFIYPMFSDFDFNDVSKVNDFSARYIKPNAEHWFGTDSNGKSLFDGVWFGARNSILISVIATFINVVIGVIVGGIWGISKSVDRIMMEVYNVINNIPSLLIVIVLTYSIGAGFWNLIFAMSVTTWIGIAYMIRIQIMRYRDLEYNLASRTLGTPTHKIVIKNIMPQLVSVIVTTTSQMLPAFISYEAFLSFFGLGLPITVPSLGRLISDYSQNVTTNAYLFWIPLTTLVLVSLSLFVVGQNLADASDPRTHR; encoded by the coding sequence ATGTCTACGATTAGTAATGATAAATTTCAATTTGTAAAACGAGATGATTTTGCCTCTGAAGCAATTGATGCTCCTGCCTACTCATATTGGGGTTCTGTCTTTAGACAGTTTTTGAAGAAAAAATCAACAATCATCATGCTTGGTATTTTGATTTCCATCGTATTGATGAGTTTCATCTATCCAATGTTTTCTGATTTTGACTTCAATGATGTAAGTAAGGTAAATGATTTTAGCGCTCGTTACATTAAGCCAAATGCTGAACATTGGTTTGGTACAGATAGTAATGGTAAATCTCTCTTTGACGGTGTCTGGTTTGGAGCACGTAACTCTATCTTGATTTCCGTAATTGCGACCTTTATAAACGTTGTTATCGGTGTTATTGTCGGCGGAATCTGGGGTATTTCAAAATCAGTTGACCGTATCATGATGGAAGTTTATAACGTTATCAATAACATCCCTTCACTTTTGATCGTTATTGTTTTGACTTACTCTATCGGTGCAGGTTTCTGGAACTTGATTTTTGCCATGAGTGTAACTACTTGGATTGGTATTGCTTATATGATTCGTATCCAAATCATGCGTTACCGTGATTTGGAGTACAACCTTGCTTCACGTACACTGGGAACACCAACCCATAAGATTGTTATTAAAAATATCATGCCTCAATTGGTTTCTGTTATTGTTACAACTACATCACAAATGCTTCCTGCATTTATCTCATATGAAGCCTTCCTGTCATTCTTTGGACTCGGCTTGCCAATCACAGTACCAAGTTTGGGACGTTTGATTTCGGATTATTCTCAGAACGTAACAACCAATGCTTACCTCTTCTGGATTCCATTGACAACTTTGGTCTTGGTATCCTTGTCACTGTTCGTAGTTGGTCAGAACCTAGCGGATGCTAGTGATCCACGTACACATAGATAG
- a CDS encoding acetylxylan esterase has translation MRNSALIEEMKTYRGRDEVPQDFDDFWDGEIEKVSVLPDYQLEERDFHIPNVKCYELTFKGTREGLVYARVVLPKSEHKVPVIFHFHGYMGRCWDWTDMLAFTVAGYGVVSMDVRGQSGYSQDGLRSPLGNTVKGQIIRGAVEGKEQLFYKDVYLDIYQLVEIVASFPQVDEGQLASYGASQGGALALVAAGLNPRIKRTVAIYPFLSDFRRVLEIGNTSEAYDELFRYFKFHDPFHETEEQIMKTLSYIDVKNLAHRIKGEVRMITGLDDDVCYPITQFAIYNRLSCEKSYRIMPEYAHEAMNVHVNDQVYNWLCDSEIPFTYLGH, from the coding sequence ATGAGAAATTCAGCACTAATAGAAGAAATGAAAACTTACAGAGGGCGAGATGAAGTTCCGCAAGACTTTGACGATTTTTGGGATGGGGAAATAGAGAAGGTTTCGGTCTTGCCAGATTACCAACTAGAAGAACGTGATTTTCATATTCCAAATGTGAAGTGTTATGAGCTAACTTTTAAGGGCACTCGGGAAGGTCTTGTTTATGCGCGTGTGGTCTTACCAAAATCTGAACATAAAGTACCAGTTATTTTTCACTTCCATGGCTATATGGGACGTTGTTGGGATTGGACAGATATGTTAGCCTTTACAGTCGCTGGTTATGGTGTCGTATCTATGGATGTCCGTGGTCAGTCTGGTTACTCACAAGATGGGTTACGTTCGCCACTCGGAAATACAGTTAAGGGCCAAATTATTCGTGGTGCAGTAGAAGGAAAAGAGCAACTCTTCTATAAGGATGTTTATCTTGATATTTATCAATTAGTTGAGATTGTCGCTAGCTTCCCACAAGTGGATGAAGGCCAATTAGCAAGCTATGGAGCTTCTCAAGGAGGAGCGCTGGCTCTAGTGGCTGCGGGGTTAAATCCACGTATCAAGCGTACAGTTGCTATTTATCCATTCTTATCAGACTTTAGACGAGTGCTAGAGATTGGAAATACCAGCGAAGCCTATGATGAGCTTTTTCGTTACTTTAAGTTCCATGATCCATTCCATGAGACAGAAGAGCAGATTATGAAAACACTTAGCTATATCGATGTAAAAAATCTTGCCCATCGTATTAAGGGGGAAGTTCGGATGATTACTGGACTTGATGACGATGTCTGCTATCCAATCACTCAGTTTGCTATTTACAACCGTTTGTCTTGTGAAAAGAGTTATCGTATCATGCCTGAATATGCTCATGAAGCCATGAATGTTCATGTCAATGATCAAGTTTACAATTGGTTGTGTGATAGTGAGATCCCCTTTACCTATCTTGGTCACTAA
- a CDS encoding ABC transporter permease, with protein sequence MKKYVFMRILRSLVSIFLVTTLIYTIIYTMVPRKLIFKQDTNYNKIATTADKRDNYENTVFERMGYIEYYDTKELQEKASSIDSSVTVDANDTNKAIYEKYIQQLGNGWTLGEFTESGQFYATREIPIFERVFKFYANLLDIDHTNKIQDPENPNLERYLRFENDPAIGWSLVGSGTKHKYLLYFNSQFPFVHQNFVNLNLGDSYPTYANTPVLQVITQGQGQTKTSEVQFPTGKKTSSVNIYSRTYKSPSQADAREVANYGKDDPYTATESNYQYPSMIASSAITGLIGLAISYAIAVPLGSAMARFKNTWIDSLSTGTLTFLMALPTIALVYIIRLIGSSIGFPDSFPILGAGDWRSYVLPSVILGLLGAPGLAIWIRRYMIDLQSQDFVRFARAKGLSEKEISNKHIFKNAMVPLVSGIPGSIIGVIGGATLTETVFAFPGMGKMLIDSVKASNNNMVVGLVFIFTCVSIFSYLIGDIWMTIIDPRIKLTEKGGK encoded by the coding sequence ATGAAAAAATATGTTTTTATGCGTATCTTGCGGTCGTTGGTTTCTATTTTCTTAGTAACGACCTTGATTTACACAATCATCTATACGATGGTTCCACGGAAGTTGATCTTCAAACAAGATACTAACTACAATAAAATTGCAACCACAGCTGATAAACGTGATAACTATGAAAATACCGTCTTTGAGCGTATGGGTTATATCGAATATTACGATACGAAAGAGTTGCAGGAAAAAGCTAGTAGCATTGACTCTTCTGTTACAGTAGATGCAAATGATACAAATAAAGCAATCTATGAAAAATATATCCAACAACTTGGGAATGGTTGGACTCTAGGTGAGTTTACAGAGAGTGGACAATTCTATGCTACACGTGAAATTCCTATTTTTGAGCGTGTGTTCAAATTCTATGCAAACTTGCTTGATATTGACCATACAAACAAGATCCAAGACCCTGAGAATCCTAACTTAGAGCGTTATTTGCGCTTTGAGAATGACCCTGCTATCGGTTGGTCTCTTGTGGGTTCTGGTACTAAACACAAATACCTCTTGTACTTCAATAGTCAGTTTCCATTTGTTCACCAAAACTTTGTCAACTTGAACCTAGGAGATTCTTATCCAACTTATGCAAATACTCCTGTTCTTCAAGTTATTACACAAGGACAAGGACAAACGAAGACTTCTGAAGTTCAATTCCCAACTGGTAAGAAAACATCATCAGTTAATATTTACTCAAGAACTTATAAATCTCCGAGTCAAGCTGATGCTCGTGAAGTAGCCAACTACGGTAAAGATGATCCATATACAGCTACTGAGAGCAACTATCAATACCCATCAATGATTGCAAGTTCTGCTATCACTGGTTTGATTGGTCTTGCGATTTCATATGCGATTGCAGTTCCTCTTGGTTCAGCAATGGCTCGTTTCAAGAATACTTGGATTGACAGCCTATCTACAGGTACTTTGACCTTCTTGATGGCCCTCCCAACGATTGCTCTAGTTTATATCATTCGTTTGATTGGTTCTTCTATCGGATTCCCAGACTCATTCCCAATCTTGGGTGCTGGCGATTGGCGATCTTATGTCCTTCCATCAGTCATTCTTGGTTTACTTGGAGCACCTGGTCTAGCTATCTGGATTCGTCGTTACATGATTGACTTACAATCTCAAGACTTTGTCCGTTTTGCTCGAGCTAAAGGTCTTTCTGAAAAAGAAATTTCTAACAAACACATCTTTAAAAACGCTATGGTACCACTCGTTTCTGGTATCCCAGGCTCAATTATTGGTGTTATTGGTGGAGCAACTCTTACTGAAACAGTCTTTGCCTTCCCAGGTATGGGTAAAATGTTGATTGACTCTGTAAAAGCATCAAACAACAATATGGTAGTTGGTCTGGTCTTCATCTTTACATGTGTTTCAATTTTCTCTTACTTGATTGGAGATATTTGGATGACTATTATTGACCCACGTATTAAATTGACAGAGAAAGGAGGCAAATAA
- a CDS encoding ABC transporter ATP-binding protein, with translation MIKGKNVILTAQDIVVEFDVRDKILTAIRGVSIDLIEGEVLALVGESGSGKSVLTKTFTGMLEGNGRIARGSINYRGQELTSLTSNKDWESIRGAKIATIFQDPMTSLDPIKTIGSQITEVIVKHQGKTAQEAKELAIDYMNKVGIPDSEKRFDEYPFQYSGGMRQRIVIAIALACRPDILICDEPTTALDVTIQAQIIDLLKSLQHEYHFTTIFITHDLGVVASIADKVAVMYAGEIVEYGTVEEIFYDPRHPYTWSLLSSLPQLADDKGELYSIPGTPPSLYTELKGDAFALRSDYAMKIDFEEKAPQFAVSDTHWAKTWLLHEQAPKVEKPAVIADLHDKIREKMGFTHLED, from the coding sequence ATGATAAAAGGAAAAAATGTAATTTTGACTGCTCAAGATATTGTCGTGGAATTTGATGTTCGTGACAAGATTTTGACAGCTATTCGAGGTGTCTCCATCGATCTGATCGAGGGAGAGGTTCTCGCTTTAGTTGGAGAGTCAGGTTCAGGTAAATCAGTTTTGACAAAAACATTCACAGGAATGTTGGAAGGAAATGGTCGTATTGCACGAGGTAGTATTAATTACCGTGGCCAAGAATTGACCAGCCTTACATCTAATAAAGATTGGGAAAGTATTCGTGGTGCCAAGATTGCAACTATCTTCCAAGATCCAATGACCAGTCTAGACCCAATCAAGACAATCGGAAGTCAAATCACAGAAGTTATTGTTAAACACCAAGGCAAGACTGCGCAAGAAGCTAAAGAATTGGCTATCGACTATATGAATAAAGTTGGTATTCCAGATTCTGAGAAACGTTTTGACGAGTATCCTTTCCAATATTCTGGGGGAATGCGTCAACGTATCGTTATCGCGATTGCTCTTGCCTGTCGTCCAGACATTCTTATCTGTGATGAGCCGACAACAGCTCTTGACGTGACCATTCAGGCACAGATTATTGATTTGTTGAAGTCACTTCAACACGAATACCACTTTACAACAATCTTTATCACCCACGACCTAGGTGTCGTAGCAAGTATCGCTGATAAAGTAGCGGTTATGTATGCTGGTGAGATTGTCGAGTATGGTACTGTTGAAGAAATCTTCTACGACCCACGTCATCCATATACATGGAGCCTCTTGTCAAGCTTGCCTCAACTTGCGGATGACAAAGGTGAATTATACTCAATCCCTGGAACACCTCCATCGCTTTATACTGAATTGAAGGGAGATGCTTTTGCTCTTCGTTCAGATTATGCTATGAAGATTGACTTCGAGGAAAAAGCACCTCAGTTTGCAGTATCTGATACTCATTGGGCTAAGACATGGTTGCTTCATGAACAAGCTCCAAAAGTTGAAAAACCAGCGGTGATTGCAGATTTACACGACAAGATTCGTGAAAAGATGGGCTTTACACATCTTGAGGACTAG